Proteins from a genomic interval of Chromatiales bacterium:
- the fis gene encoding DNA-binding transcriptional regulator Fis, translating into MTVESSTVKTDIDLAVSAHKRSEPLRECVRDAIDHYLDRLNGEPPSGLYQLLLSQVEQPLLESVMQHCGGNQCRAAEVLGMSRATLRKKLRQWNLI; encoded by the coding sequence ATGACCGTGGAGTCATCAACAGTCAAAACGGATATCGATCTGGCGGTTTCCGCGCACAAGCGTTCGGAACCGCTGCGTGAATGTGTGCGCGATGCGATCGACCACTATCTCGACCGCCTCAACGGCGAACCGCCGAGCGGTCTGTATCAGCTGCTGCTCAGTCAGGTCGAGCAGCCGCTGCTGGAATCGGTCATGCAGCATTGTGGCGGCAATCAGTGTCGGGCCGCGGAGGTGCTGGGCATGAGTCGTGCGACGCTGCGCAAAAAGCTGCGCCAGTGGAATCTGATTTGA